Proteins co-encoded in one Betaproteobacteria bacterium genomic window:
- a CDS encoding branched-chain amino acid ABC transporter permease, with the protein MLTLIVSGLAAGALYAATALAYNVMFSTSKVLSVTTGHIAMLGGVFGAWFIAGFGLHPLLGLAGALAVGGLFGYLTDVIAIRRVVTRSDEHLWLLSTLALATIVQQGVGLWWGTEPQPFPRLLPQDFAAGLADQKYWLPILTTVAIALALELFYRRTLYGKLFLAMSEDAFAARARGIETDRIRSLSYVIAGVIGALSGFAAGQLTFAFFALGLTLTLNGFIALAVGGLGSNVGALVGGAALGLLNAFSSNLIGGEFQNTVSVGLLMIVLLLKPEGLFGARNVRPV; encoded by the coding sequence ATGCTGACCCTGATCGTCTCGGGTCTTGCGGCCGGGGCGTTGTACGCAGCCACCGCGCTTGCGTACAACGTGATGTTCTCCACCTCCAAGGTGCTGAGCGTCACCACCGGGCACATCGCCATGCTGGGCGGCGTGTTCGGCGCATGGTTCATCGCCGGCTTCGGTCTGCATCCTTTGCTGGGTCTCGCGGGCGCTCTGGCCGTCGGCGGCCTGTTCGGCTATCTGACCGACGTCATCGCCATCCGCCGCGTGGTGACCCGTAGCGACGAGCACCTCTGGCTTCTCTCCACTCTCGCGCTCGCAACGATCGTGCAGCAGGGCGTCGGTCTATGGTGGGGAACGGAACCGCAGCCTTTCCCGCGGCTGCTGCCGCAGGACTTCGCGGCCGGCCTCGCGGACCAGAAATACTGGCTGCCGATTCTCACGACGGTGGCCATTGCTTTGGCCCTCGAGCTCTTCTACCGTCGAACCCTCTACGGCAAGCTCTTCCTGGCGATGTCGGAAGACGCATTCGCCGCCCGGGCGCGCGGCATCGAGACCGACCGCATCCGTTCCCTGTCCTACGTGATCGCCGGCGTCATCGGAGCGCTGTCCGGCTTCGCGGCAGGACAGCTGACGTTCGCCTTCTTCGCGCTGGGCCTCACGCTCACGCTGAACGGCTTCATTGCTCTGGCGGTCGGCGGACTGGGCAGCAACGTCGGCGCCCTGGTCGGAGGCGCGGCGCTGGGACTGCTCAACGCGTTCTCCAGCAACCTCATCGGCGGCGAATTCCAGAACACCGTCTCGGTCGGTCTGCTGATGATCGTTCTGCTGCTGAAGCCCGAAGGGCTGTTCGGCGCCCGCAACGTGAGGCCGGTATGA